The DNA segment ACAGTTTGTAGATCGCTTATGCCTTTCTAAAATATTGtcatgtttggtatttgttatttgaTAACCAGATTACATCATTCTCTATGTATGACTTCCCAATTATCTTTTGCAGGTTTTCAGATTCCTTCAACTTTTTGGTTGATTTACCAGCGGAAAATCATATCTGGTGTGACTACTCAGACTTAATGGGACCTCTTTTGGAGACATTCCATAACTTTTTCAGAGATACAAATTCTGTATCACCTCTTAAGCTTTTGTGGAAGCGGGTTTCTCGAGAACTGGGGCATTGCACACAATGTATATGTCAGCATCATCAGGCTCAAGAATATTACAATGTTGAATATGAAACAGATTCTGTTGATCCTCTACTGACAGTATTGCACCGTCTAGACGAAGAGAGGGTAACAGAACATCTTAAAGATATTAATATGCGAATTCGCTGTAAGGAGTATGATCCAGAATCTCATGGGACAGAAGTTGTTAGCGTGATGTTTGAAGTATGTTAACTATAACTTTATCCTTGATAAGCACTTTTGGAACTATTAATTGCATGAATGGTCATTTGCTTCTCTCCTTGCTGCTTCTCGTTAATGTTATCAAAGTTTGCCTAATAATTATCCAAGAGCTATGTTCACATATTTTGACCACTGAACAAGGTTGGCATTGGTATTTGTGGCATTGATTAATAGTCAAGTATAGGTTACCACCTGCTATCTCTAATCGTGCATTGAACTCCATGTAATGAGTCTGTAACATCACATTTCCTCAGTTATGATTTTCTCTCAAGATATGTCCAAAAGTCTTTTGCATGACATTTATTTTACCTGATTTGACATGCAGGTTATGTAGCGTATTTAATattccatttatttatttatttattctatttTTTGGCTTTTTCTTCACGATGCCAACTAGTGAAGTTCCTCCTTTGTTCATTGTAAAGTCATTTTACTATTTTAAATTACATAAATATAATAACTAGTCGTATTTTTCCACTGCAGGTGCTAATgtttcctatcttattggatgacCAATCACTTGTTAATGAGTTTCAGTTCTTTATTGAAGCTGTTGATGAGTCTCATGAAGTTACTCTCTCAAGCAATCAACAGTATCCAGTAATTTTCTTATGAAATTTGTAATTCTTCTTCGCTGCATTGCCGCCTTGTTGTTTCTTTGTCTATTATTTTGATGGGAGTATGTTTCCAtgtcatattttttttaattgcttTTTTACTCAGACAAATGGTTGTCTTCTATAGGGAATATATGCTCTACTTTTTCTTAAAGGTGGGCGGGCAAGGGCAGTTGGATTTCGTCTAGCTGGATGCATGGGGAAACTGAGGTACCTTTTTTGCCCCAATTTTTGAATTATCCATTCAAATTGTTAATTGGTATACTGATGGTCTAGTTAAAGGTTTCTGTTAGCGGAAACATAAGACTGAATGAGGACAGATGGCTACAATATATCTGCATTCCTGATATGGCCATTATTTCAAGCAAAAGCTAATGTGTCTTAGCCTAGTTTTGGGTACAACCATGGAACATAAATGTTTCAGGTGTTTTTTTTTCTGAGAAGTCTAGCTGAAGTAGAAACAATAAAGGACAATCtaagatctttaaaaaaaaaccaaaataagAATATTGATGTGATATACTAGATTATGGATATTGCTGAAAACCTGAATATTCTAGTAACACGTGGAAGGATGGTATTCTATGTAATATGTATACTATGGCTAGTATTTTTAGACAGGCAGCTCAGAGTTATCCTAGACAAAACACATATATTTGCTTGTTAATTACTATCTTTCATGATGGCTAATAATAGATGGAGGATCAACATTCTTACATGCAGTATTGAAGTTTAAACTGCAATAGTATTAGGTAATTTGTGCTTCTTTATGCCCTTGTCTATTAGCTCTCCTATTTGGCATCATAATGAATGTACTGTGTTTTCACCTCGCTATCTGTTCCTTTTTATGCTAGTGACTCACAGTTATCATTTGGAGCTCGTTTCATATAACTTTCTTTATTACAATTTTTTAGGAGAGCAACAGATCTGGAGCCCTTGCAACCTTTGTTGAGGAAATATATTGGCTTTCTTGAAGCAGAGATTTTACCATCAACTTCAGAAGTGTTAAGACCAAGAGTGCAACTTGAGCGCATAAATGTATGGAACGGGATCAAGACATTGTATGTGAATTAATTCTTTGGATACTAAATTAAGGTTCACCTAGATTTCTTACCTGTTGTCAAAGACACAAATATGTtgttatgatttctttttgaTGTGGAACCATTTAACGTATTGCACCTAACTGTAGACTTGGCTTTCTTGAGGCGGAAGCACTTGAAGATGGGATATTGGAGAAATATCCTGTTTTTCTGAGTTTTGTACTAAACCATGTCAGTGATGACACACCTGAATTCTCTTTTGCTGTTGCTTGTCTTAGGACATTATTTGAAATGCTTGGTGAGTGTTCGATTTTTTTCACGTTTAGTAACTTATCAGCTTGAGAAAGTAATTTGACTTATTTTTATATCTAGGATGTAAGCTATGGTTGAGAACAACATTATCACCCAGTATGATGCGCAACACGCTTTTGGGACAGTGCTTTCACACTCTCAATGAGAAAAGTCATAAAGATATATTTGATCTTTTTCTACCATTTTTGCAGGCTTGTCCATCTGTCATCCTTATATAAACGTTTAATTTCTAACAagcttcttcattttttttagttatttcagtTTACTAATGCTTATTTTAAAATTCTTACTCCAGTCTCTTGAATCTTTGCAAGATGGTGAACATGAAAAGCaacgaagacattttctttattttctccttCATCAAGTAACTCAAAGTAGAAACTTCAGCAATTTAATGCGAAAAAATGCTTGTAAGGTTAGCCGATCTATAAGATGGATGTGATTGTATTCGTTTTTTGTTGCATACATTCAATTATTTGTTCTAACATATTTATCATTCTTATTCATattagttgttttttttttttttccagattGCACTTCTCATCATCCAACGTGGCTATTCAATGAATCCTCCATGCCCACCTTTTGAATGTGCTCACATGTGGTAAGCAATTataaaaaactaaaaattatgtttctttgttgggttaagatccattttagcTTTTGTGGTTTTGGCTATGGACctctaaaaatatataatataaataataaatataattatttaaaatttaaaataaaaatatattattaaattaaaaaaatctaagatataaaatcaaaataatacattattaatctaataaatacaaatactattattagtatactgttaacagtatacaaaaGGAGAAGGAGTGTAAGgaggtgctgactgagaaaagaggaagcgacagcggcagcgggagcgggagcgtaaGGAGGCAGCGGGAACGGCGACAGCGGCAACGGAAGTGGTGAGCGGCGACAACGGTAATGgtagcgagcagcgggagtggcagcggcaacgatcagggttagggttgggcagcgacagctgatatcggtgcttaagttggttcgattgaaccaactaaagcaccggagactgaACCAAActtaaaacgctggttcggtcgcctggtttaacccaggtgctcgtccgaagcgcccagcgcttgggctcgggcgagcacccaagcggcgcctctttgaagcgcgacgcctggaagtgaagtgaggcgctcgggcctcgcctcgcctcgcccgagcgcctaggtgagcgcctgagtgcctttttaaatcactggttttatATAAAATGCAAGATATGAAATGCATTCCGAAACATCTTTGAATGCTAGCATATAGGAGCTTGCTTTTAAGGACACCCATATTTGTTCCATCTGTGTTAGTTGCTAGTTTCTTTAATAGGTTTTTCTACTgcataaagaaaataaatattgtAACAATAATACCATTTTACTTATGTTTAATTCACTCTGACGACTAGTCTCCTATTTGTTTGACAGGGGTCCATCTTTGGTCGGCTCATTAAAGGATTCATCTCTTCATAGTTCTTTGCGTCAGCCAGCATTTGATCTCATCAATACCATTATAATTTCTGATGCCTCTGCTTTGATGTCTTTAAAATCAAAGTTCAATGATGCTTTCCACATTCGTGCAAACGTCCCACAAATATCGCTTGATGATGAAGATGATCAACTATTTTCTTATGATGTTGAAGAGAAGGATAATAGCTGTTGGAGTGAATTTGGTGTCCAGAACAAGCTTACCTCTCTTGTATGTGCAGAATGGGCTTGTATTCCCATGTTATGGTTTGAAGCTTTAACTAAAGTAGACCCCTCTATGCTTCCTATATCTTTTTCCAAGGCTGTTTTCTGGGCTTTATCTCATATTTCATTATTAGAGTTTGGTTCCATCATAGAATTCTCATCCTCCATTGAAGAGTTCCTGTCATTAAATGCTAGAGAAATTTTGTCATCATTTGGGTGGGAAATCCCTACTGGATCAGATGATGGTGGTGATGGAAAGGAGTCCAGAAACTCTGTTAGGGCATCATCCATGGCTTCTTTCCTAACAAAAACACTCAAGAGGTTTTACCAATGCCTTCTACCATGAGAGTTTCATTACCAGCTTTGTTAATAATATTCTAATTGTGTGCCTTTGAAATAAAGTTTCTGCTTATTGATTTCTTTTTTTGATCTACCTGGATTTTCTTTATGTTCAGCACCCAGTAATTTCTGAAACTTGACCTAGGCTTGCTGCCCACTTCGTATTGCAAATCGAGCAACATGAACTTCAGAAGCAGTGGACATGGGAACCAAGAATGGCAGAGAGCTTGATACTTTTGATTATAGATCCTGATGATGTAAGGATTTAAACTTTTCCTTTTAATTTCTGTGAGTGGTTCATTCATTAGGCTACTAGAGGTACATTTTAAGTTGAGGCATGCTGGTTCTGTGCTGGCATATTTATGATGGTTAGCACAGATCGGCATGAGGTGTGTGCCAACTGGTAGGGGCTCAATGCCTGGCAGGTGCTATTTTTGGCTCTTTTTTAAAGTTACCTTGGTGATACAGTATGTGtttcttgaatggaccatcacctAATCCATAATCAGAAGCTAGCAAATGAAACAAGGAAAAAACAATGGAAATTTATATGTTTTCAGAGTATTAACCAAATCTGTTAACATTTACATTTTGTTTCAGAGCATAAGACAAGCTGATAGAGTGATCCTGGAACATGTTTCAAGGACACGGGGTCTGACTTCTGGACTTCAGTTTCTTTGCTCTAGTGCATCTTCTCTGTCTGCTATGTTTTCAGGGTTGAGATATGCATTACAACAGGTAAGCTCTGAAACACAGATTTTTAGATAGTGGTACTGAAATTCCAGTTCAAATTGAATAGTCACTCCCATATTCTATATATTATAGCTTATTGGTTTATTTTCTTTGGTCTTCTTCAGTCATCCTAGTGTAACTTTACTCTCACTTATTGTTGTTCTTCCTTGTTGTTAACACAACTCTTGccttaaaaaataaagaaattagaCTAATCCGTATGAGTGTATATTGTATATTCTCTCCAAACTACAGGAGTGGTACTTTATAGCCAAGCAGAATGACTATTTATTCCACCAATAAAAAAATACTGAATGATTCTGGTAGTGGAACATGCAGGGTCCACTTTATGGGTGAATGACTAGTGATAAGTGTCAATATCAGAGTAAGTTATCATGTGTGCTTGCAATATCTTGAAAAAAATTCAAAGTTTGACGGGATTTTGATGTAAAAattttgatagaactttgaaaataacaaTCAAAGTACTGTTATtattcaaaattgtcaattcctttTCGGAAACGAGAATTTTCTACCGAAGTTTTATATAAACCTGGATCAGTGTGGCTATCAGTGACTTATATGATGTAGGCTTGTTAATCTGGGAACTGCACCTAGCATACTGAGAATTGATGAATTCGGACCAGTTAGGATCTGATCTTATTTAATTCAGCATGATTCATGAAATATTTCTTTCTTCggggatgaaaaaaaaaaacagaacctGCAACAGAAGCAATTTTaaaaatggtaaaaaaaaaagaaacagcacAGATGACACTTGACAGATATCATATGTTGTCTGCACTAATTACAATTCTAAGAATCTGTTCATGGGTAGCCTGGATCTTGGAGGTTAGAAATGGGTTATTTTTTTCTGGATCCCACGTCACCAGGAAGATTTTCTATTTCACAGATTTCTTTTGCCTTTTATTGCATATGCAGGAACCCCTGGGCAAGGGTGTATGAGTTGCATTTGCTTGAGATGATTGATACTAGGATAGAGAATACCTAATTCCATGGAGGCAATTGATTGCCTGCCCTAAGTATACGCTGGAGTATCTATTCtgatgagtattttatgcatgtAAAAAATCTTTAATTATATTTCTTTTCTAATGTTCTGGATAAATATTGGTTACCTGTTATTGAAGAGTTGGAGAGGAGGTGATTGTTGGGTGCAGTCCTCAGGCAGTTATGTTATCTACAGGAAAGTGTAGTCCACTGGTGTTTTGAACAAACTAATGCATTAAGACCGTCCAATTGTGTTTGAGTTTTGTAATTTTTCTTGTTTGATGTTGGACTCTCTTTTCATTCACATGATTTATTTCTTTGTTAGCTCTCTGATAGTGGTATCAGATTCCTGTAGGACAGATTTATTTCTTAAATAGTACTCTGTTCTGCATGACGTATCTTTAATTTATTTGTTTGATGATAAACACTTGTCTCTTTTTATCCTCACACTTATAACTAGTGTTTAATATCTCATGATTGCTCTTATACCTTTTGCCAATTTTGTAAAACAGTATCAAGGATATGCTTCTTTAGACTGTATTGTAACTCTATCTTGTATAACAATTTAAGTTCTAGAGTTCAAACTTTTTTTTGGGTCATTTCCTCTGATTTTGCTCTTTTTGTCCTGTTTATTTTGTTGACGGCCTACAATGATGCTCTGTGAATGATCTGCTTAGCTCCAAAGGGGAAAAGCTTTTCAGTTTTTGTAAACTCCTTTATTCATATGTTCAATCTCAGGTACCGGTTCATTTGCTCGTGACAAATTTTCATAATCTTCACCACTTATTTTTCATCCTGCGCAAAGTTTTAAAGGAAGTGGTTACTTCTGATAAAAAATCAGTTAAAATGGATACAAAATCTACAAATCCTTTATTCGAGGGGGGCTTTTTGCATCAACCCTATTTTGAAAATTTGCCAGACCGACCACCTGGAAGCTCAGGAACCATAGTGGATATGAAATCTTGGGAGAAGTTTAGTTGCTTTCTATCAGCAGTTGTATGGCCAACAATTGTACAATGTCTAGAGGAAGGAAAGGAGCTTGTCAATAGCAAAAATTGTCAGGTATGACCGTAGGATAAATCTGTTATTGTTGTTATTTCATGTCTACAATTCTAACTTGTTTGACTTTTTTCAATCGTCTGTTATTGAGGTGGCACGAGATGTGGTTGTCCATGATAGTGGAAGAAATAAGCtgcattttaattattttattttgatttttgtgGCTTTTATGTGGATACTTTAAATTCAGTATACATTcttcatcttttatttttttgttgcagATGACATGTGTTCGATTGCTTGAGACTCTTCCTGTTGTTTATGAAAAACTCAGCTTCTCATTATCTGAGTTGTCTGGCAATCTAGCATGCTTTACCCATGATATATTTGACTTAAAGTGGTTCTTGCGTTTGGTGGAGTGGGGGAGATCTTCTCTCATTGTTGTTAGTAGACACTGGAAGCAGTGCATTCTTTCTCTGGTGAACTATTTAAAAAGTTCACACACAATTAAGACATCTTGCAATCTTGGTGCTATTGAAGCAATTGTGTCGCATGGTTAGATTTTAATTTGGGTTACTCATTCACCTTATCCCCAACCCCCCAAATTGTGTGACACTTGCTTGTTCTTCTTTTACAGATACTGTAGCAGTTGATAAGCTGAAGGAGAAGGTGCTTCAACTTAAGATATCATTGGCTGAAGATGTTGTTCAATTTTATGATCAGAAAGTCCTGCGGCCAAAAACATTACTTTCTGAGCCTTCGTATGTGAAGAAAAGTTCTGTTTCAGAGACTTATGTCTGTAATGATCAAGTTTGCAGTGGGGCGACATTTCCACCTCAAACAATTGGGAACCAAGATGTTATTATTCTTTCagatgatgaaatagaaaagaaGGTTTCCCGTGACTTAGTTATTACAGGGGCCTTACCAGATAACCATTTAGACAGTACTTGCCTGTCAGAAGATGGATTGAAGAATGTTCCATCATTAAAATCTTCTGGGAACTCTCAGGTTCCTTCTCAAAGGGCAAATAAGGATGTGGTTATCAATAGCAGTGTGTCTTCGATGGTTGAGTCAGCTGTctgtgaaggcacaagtagtatgATTCTTCCAAAGAGCATAGAAACAGATGGAGTAAGTCAGTCATGTAATACAAGTGACATCGTCTCATCACTTAAAAAAGCCAAGTTATCTAGCCAACCTTTTCTTCATCAATTATCTTCTCAAAATTACTCTTCGGAACTAAGAAAAGATGATGCTGTCATCAAGGAGTTGATTCGTCAAGATGATGATGTCTTAGAGCGTGCCCTTGATAGATCTAGGCATGCAAAATTGCTGCCAGCAAAGCACAGCATCTCTGTACCTAAAAGGCAAATCGTTCAGCTTCAGTtgcctacaaaaaataaatttggttCTCTTAATAAGACAGACTTGGGGGCTAGAAGACTTAAACCTCCAAAATTAGATGACTGGTATAGACCCATCTTAGAATTGGACTATTTTGTTCTTGTGGGATTAACCACTGATAATGAAGATGGAAAATCTGCTTTAACCAATTTAAGAGAGATACCTTTATGTTTTCAATCATCAAGCCATTATGTTGAGATTTTCCGGCCATTGGTATTGGAAGAATTTAAAGCCCAATTACATAGTTCATATATTGAAAATTCTGGGGATGACATGTCCTGTAGCAGCATATGCTTACTTTCAGTTGAAAGGGTAGATGATTTTCATCTGATTCGTGGCTGCCTTGATGGCACTGACACTGTTGCATCAAGAGTATGTGCTGAAAATGACTTAGTTTTGCTAACAAAGGAACCCCTACAAAATGCAGCCCAACATGTGCATGTACTTGGAAAGGTATTATTTGGATTTGCTCTTTTACTATGATAATTAAGTTTTATGCCTAACAGGGTCTTGTAATTTGTTGGTTTCTATCTTAGGTGGAGAGGCGTGAGAAAAGTGATAAAAGTCGATCAATAGTTCTTGTAATCAGGTTATATCTTCCAAGTAGTTCTTCACGCTTTAACAAAGCAAGAAGGCTACTTACAGAACGAAGTAAATGGTTTTCAAGTCGGATCATGAGTATGACCCCTCAACTTCGGGAGTTTCAGGCTCTTTCCTCACTACATGACATCCCTATGCTTCCAATCATCCTAAATCCAGTCAATCATTCTGCTGGACATCTTGCATCTAAGAAGGTTCAACTGGATAAGCTTTCTCGGTACATGCAGAAAATGTTTATATCATCATATAATGGCAGTCAGATTCAAGCTATTAGCACTGCCATTGGGTCATCGGAACCCAAGAAGACCTTAGAACTTTCCCTCATACAGGGTCCTCCAGGTTTGAAAATTTCCATCTCTATTGATGTCAACAAAGTTGCACTTGTTAGAATAATTTGCACTATACAGTTTAAAGTTTTACTATGCAGGAACTGGCAAAACTAGAACTATTGTTGCTATAGTAAGTGCATGGCTTGCTTtacaaaaagttcataagagccaTTGTTTTAAAACTCCAAGCGCTCATTCAATACATGACAAGAATGAATCTAGTCATTCAAAAGGACTTATTAGTCAGTCTGCTGCATTGGCAAGAGCTTGGCAGGATGCAGCCTTTGCTAAACAACTGATGAAGGATGCAGAAAAAGATTCTTCTGTACCAACAGAACGTCCTTCACGAGGAAGAATTCTTATCTGTGCGCAGTCAAATGCTGCTGTCGATGAATTGGTATCCAGAATCAGTGAGGGACTTTATGGGAGTGATGGGAAGGTATTCAAATCTTATCTAGTGCGGGTTGGAAATTCAAGAACAGTTCATCCTCGTTCACTACCCTTTTTCATTGATACACTTGTTGAACAACGTTTGGCAGAAGAAATGAACAACCAAATCAGCGGAAAAAATGATAAAGATGTAGAATCTTCTAGTTCACTTCGTGCAAAACTTGAAAAGGTTGTAGACAGTATAAGATTATATGAATCTAAGCGTGCTAAAATAGAAGAAAATGAAATGAATACCAGCAGTTCAATCAATAACAAGCCTTCCCAGAAAGGTGATCCACTAGAAATTTCTGATGCTGCAATCGGTGCAAAGCTCAATATTTTGTATGGACAGAAGAAGGCAATTTGTGCTGATCTTGCGACTGCTCAGGCCCGAGAAAGGAAAGTTTCTGAGGAAAGTAGGTCCCTCAGGCATAAAATTCGAAAATCTATCCTCAAGGAGGCAGAAATTGTGGTTACAACTCTTAGTGGGTGTGGTGGTGATATATATGGCGTTTGCTCTGAATCTGCTTCCAGTAATAGATATGGAAAATTTTCTGAACAGAACTTGTTTGATATTGTTATTATTGATGAGGCAGCCCAAGTATGTTTACAGTgtagtactttttttttttacttctttatTGTGGATGACtgaaatgatgaaaattttctGTTGGAATTTACTACTATAGGCTCTTGAACCAGCAACACTAATTCCGCTTCAGCTTCTCAAGTCAAATGGAACCAAGTGTATAATGGTAATGATGTTCGTCATGTTGTATATTTCTCATTGTAGAACTCTGATTACACTTTCAACCTGGTTAATGAGCTTTCATTTTGAAGGTTGGCGATCCCAAGCAGCTTCCTGCTACGGTGCTCTCTAATGTTGCGAGCAAATTTCTCTATGAGTGCAGTATGTTTGAGCGATTACAGAGAGCTGGTCACCCCGTAATAATGCTAAATGAACAGGTAAGGATGGGTTCATGAAAACAATAAGTCTGTAGCTTTACAACTACTTGTTATTGTGACATATTGATGGctatattaatatttaatttatataatcagtTTTTCTCAGTTGACATCTGTTAACATATTCATATATTCTAAAGGTAAATAAATCTTAAAAATGCCATTGAATTTTTCTAATATTCATATAATATCCCTTTTGTCATATTCAAAGCATAATTTTGTTTGGTCTGTGATTGTGAATGTATATAAGAGAGTTCTTGTGTGTCAAAGACACTTATTTCTTATATGATGTTGAgtgttatctttatttttttaatgatcacTGGCTAATGTTTAATAACTAGAAGTATTGCTTAACGAAGTTTAACACATGCATGCTACTAGCATAAACTTATAGATACAAACTAATGCTGTTTTTATGTATTTGTTGTTCAACTAAAGTTATTTTGAGggcatatttattttatttcctgGCATGACTCTGTGATTTGCATTTTTATGCAGTATCGCATGCATCCTGAGATATGCAGATTTCCATCAATGCACTTTTATGAGAACAAGTTACTAAATGGTGCTGAGATGGAAGGCAGGTCAGCTTTATTCCATGAGAATTGTTGTCTTGGTCCCTACATGTTCTTCGATATTGTTGATGGTCACGAACATCATGGAAAGAATTCTGGTTCTGTATCCCTTTATAATGAGGCTGAGGTTGAGGTAGCAGTTGAAATATTGAAATTCTTAAAGAAAAGGTATACATGCTTCTCCTAATTCTTTGAGAAGATCTCATGGTAAATTATGCAGACAGTGATTTTTTGTCATTctttggttttttttatttttgagttagATACCCATCAGAGTTCACATCTCGAAGAATAGGGATTGTAACACCTTATCGGAGTCAGCTTTCATTGTTACGTTCACGTTTTTCCATGGCATTTCAGTCAGATGTTGTATCTGAAATAGAATTTAACACTATTGATGGTTTTCAAGGGCGTGAAGTAGATATTTTAGTACTATCAACTGTGAGAGCTTCTGGTTCTGGTTCTGAACTACCTAAATCTAATTCAAAAGGTATTGGATTTGTTGCTGATGCGAGACGCATGAATGTTGCTTTAACACGAGCAAAAATTTCTTTGTGGATAGTAGGTAATGCCAGGACACTGCAAAGAAATGTCAATTGGGCTGCTCTTATTGAGAATTCTAAAGAGAGAAATTTATTCCGGTCATTTGTTAGGCCATATAGTCATGTCTTTGCTAAAAATTTATCCTC comes from the Musa acuminata AAA Group cultivar baxijiao chromosome BXJ1-10, Cavendish_Baxijiao_AAA, whole genome shotgun sequence genome and includes:
- the LOC103969698 gene encoding uncharacterized protein LOC103969698 isoform X2 produces the protein MARKGCTRRELLDRWSAIQEELDGDDPSPSRERRILRTKEEWFSDSFNFLVDLPAENHIWCDYSDLMGPLLETFHNFFRDTNSVSPLKLLWKRVSRELGHCTQCICQHHQAQEYYNVEYETDSVDPLLTVLHRLDEERVTEHLKDINMRIRCKEYDPESHGTEVVSVMFEVLMFPILLDDQSLVNEFQFFIEAVDESHEVTLSSNQQYPGIYALLFLKGGRARAVGFRLAGCMGKLRRATDLEPLQPLLRKYIGFLEAEILPSTSEVLRPRVQLERINVWNGIKTLLGFLEAEALEDGILEKYPVFLSFVLNHVSDDTPEFSFAVACLRTLFEMLGCKLWLRTTLSPSMMRNTLLGQCFHTLNEKSHKDIFDLFLPFLQSLESLQDGEHEKQRRHFLYFLLHQVTQSRNFSNLMRKNACKIALLIIQRGYSMNPPCPPFECAHMWGPSLVGSLKDSSLHSSLRQPAFDLINTIIISDASALMSLKSKFNDAFHIRANVPQISLDDEDDQLFSYDVEEKDNSCWSEFGVQNKLTSLVCAEWACIPMLWFEALTKVDPSMLPISFSKAVFWALSHISLLEFGSIIEFSSSIEEFLSLNAREILSSFGWEIPTGSDDGGDGKESRNSVRASSMASFLTKTLKRLAAHFVLQIEQHELQKQWTWEPRMAESLILLIIDPDDSIRQADRVILEHVSRTRGLTSGLQFLCSSASSLSAMFSGLRYALQQVPVHLLVTNFHNLHHLFFILRKVLKEVVTSDKKSVKMDTKSTNPLFEGGFLHQPYFENLPDRPPGSSGTIVDMKSWEKFSCFLSAVVWPTIVQCLEEGKELVNSKNCQMTCVRLLETLPVVYEKLSFSLSELSGNLACFTHDIFDLKWFLRLVEWGRSSLIVVSRHWKQCILSLVNYLKSSHTIKTSCNLGAIEAIVSHDTVAVDKLKEKVLQLKISLAEDVVQFYDQKVLRPKTLLSEPSYVKKSSVSETYVCNDQVCSGATFPPQTIGNQDVIILSDDEIEKKVSRDLVITGALPDNHLDSTCLSEDGLKNVPSLKSSGNSQVPSQRANKDVVINSSVSSMVESAVCEGTSSMILPKSIETDGVSQSCNTSDIVSSLKKAKLSSQPFLHQLSSQNYSSELRKDDAVIKELIRQDDDVLERALDRSRHAKLLPAKHSISVPKRQIVQLQLPTKNKFGSLNKTDLGARRLKPPKLDDWYRPILELDYFVLVGLTTDNEDGKSALTNLREIPLCFQSSSHYVEIFRPLVLEEFKAQLHSSYIENSGDDMSCSSICLLSVERVDDFHLIRGCLDGTDTVASRVCAENDLVLLTKEPLQNAAQHVHVLGKVERREKSDKSRSIVLVIRLYLPSSSSRFNKARRLLTERSKWFSSRIMSMTPQLREFQALSSLHDIPMLPIILNPVNHSAGHLASKKVQLDKLSRYMQKMFISSYNGSQIQAISTAIGSSEPKKTLELSLIQGPPGTGKTRTIVAIVSAWLALQKVHKSHCFKTPSAHSIHDKNESSHSKGLISQSAALARAWQDAAFAKQLMKDAEKDSSVPTERPSRGRILICAQSNAAVDELVSRISEGLYGSDGKVFKSYLVRVGNSRTVHPRSLPFFIDTLVEQRLAEEMNNQISGKNDKDVESSSSLRAKLEKVVDSIRLYESKRAKIEENEMNTSSSINNKPSQKGDPLEISDAAIGAKLNILYGQKKAICADLATAQARERKVSEESRSLRHKIRKSILKEAEIVVTTLSGCGGDIYGVCSESASSNRYGKFSEQNLFDIVIIDEAAQALEPATLIPLQLLKSNGTKCIMVGDPKQLPATVLSNVASKFLYECSMFERLQRAGHPVIMLNEQYRMHPEICRFPSMHFYENKLLNGAEMEGRSALFHENCCLGPYMFFDIVDGHEHHGKNSGSVSLYNEAEVEVAVEILKFLKKSSYLHSKH